Sequence from the Saccopteryx bilineata isolate mSacBil1 chromosome 6, mSacBil1_pri_phased_curated, whole genome shotgun sequence genome:
CAAGATGGGTGTTCCGCAATGAACGAACAGTCTTCAGTGACAGTCTCAAATCCTCTTAATGCCATCTGTAGGggagaagtaggtctaggggcgtTGGAGCCCCTTATGTTGAAAAGATGAGGTGGCGGCTTCAGCCCCTTTGAAGGGGACCAGGCCCACAGCTCTGCAAGAACAAGGGGTTCAGTGCTTTGGGTCAGCGCTGGTACAGCTGAAGGATGCCAGCTGTGTGCAGGTTCCTCCACAGGGCTGCTTCCAAGGGCAGATCGTGGTTTGCGTAGAATATCAATGGCTTCTTTATTCGTTCGAAATAGTGGTCAGAAAATTTCCAGTAATTGCTTGTGATGAATCCAAAGGCACTAACCTAGACAAAGATCATCACTGAGTCAGTAATTATCAAGCTACAGTGTGCAGATTCACACGAAGTGACATGAATTCAGAAAGGCACAGTCCCCCCACCTTCCTCATGCCTGTGAACAGCAGTTGTAGCTCATGAACATCCAGCACTGTGCTATTTACACATGTTCTTGTCCTGCCTTCAACAATTTCATGTAGCTGTTGTCCCCATTTTACCAACAGAAGAGCAAGCTCAGAGGTCACCAAACATCCCCAATCACAACCTAGTGAGTTTTGAACCCAAGTCTGACTAAAGGCATAATTATTAATCTCAAGATGGAGGCAAAATCCCATTACAATCACTTGGTCATTCTACTGGTGGCTGCaattgagacccctgctttaaaatcGGGGAGAGATGTAGGACTAGAGTGGAGTGGCTTGCTTTAGTGTGGGCCACTGTCTTGCTTTGAAAACTCGGCCTCTCCCAGTGGCTCATTGGGTGGAAGGCTAGCCTGGCTGCCCCACCCGCTTCCAGAATGTCTTCATAAAAAGGTGTCCATAACCAGTTCTGTTGAGAtgacttttgtttttcagaagAGCCATTTTGTAGTGTGTGCCTTAAATACCAACTAGGGTGGCCACCCTGGCGATAGGGAGTGAAAGAAGTCTTGAAGcacgtggctgtgggaggaaaggcTAGCCCAGGGGCTGTCTTATATGGACCCTAGTCCAGGTCCCTCCTGCAGTTGGGGGTCCCTTCCCCATGGGACAGAGGCCCAGACAGGTCTCATGTAGGGATCTCATGGATCAAATTAGGTTCCATTCACACCTGTACTCTGCTGTGGATTCCTGAAAGGAAAAACCTCTTAcctggcttgaccaggcggtggcgcagtgggtagagcattggactgggatgcagaagacctgggttcgagaccccgaggtcaccagcttgagtgtgggctcatctggtttgaggaaaaagcccaccagcttgaacccaaggtcgctggctcgagcaaggggttactcggtctgctgaagacccgcagtcaaggcacatatgtgaaagcaatcaatgaacaactaaggtgttgcaatgtgcaatgaaaaactaatgactgatgcttctctctccgttcctgtctgtccctgtctatccttctctctaactcactctccgtctctgtaaaaaataaaaacaaaaaaaaacctcttaccTGGTCACAGGTATGTAAAGCTGTCAGCAGCATGAGGGCCCCAGTACTAGGCATATACAAGTTTCCAAAAGTTGTGTTAATCAGCTTTGATTTCAAAAACCTGGAAGCAAAAAGGCATCAGAACTAAGACGTTTAGGTCTTGCATACTAGCTTGACGTGCCAATATGCTTTACAATGACTTATTCAAAAAGgctggagagcctgacctgtggtggcgcagtggataaagcgtcgacctggaaatgcttaggtcgccggttcgaaaccctgggtttgtctggtcaaggcacatatgggagttgatgcttccagctcctccccccttctctttgtctctctctccctctctgtctctctccctaaaaagaaaaaaaggctggaAATTTTGGGGTTCTTCTACCCCAGTCAAATCCCTAATTGGGAAGAAAACCAAATGAGTTCCTAAATACAGTAATCTTCAGTTGAAACAACACCTTAGGAAATGGAGTAGGGGTTGGAAAGAGGAATAGGCCCATCCGTGAGAAGCATAGGTAAGATGCTGCTCTCAGCTCTAGATGCCTGAATCCAGCCTAACTTTCCTGTAACCTGCCCTCACCCCTGGGCTAGTTAAGTAACCACAACACCTAGGGCACAGGAGGCCTGTATTTAAGACCTAAGTTTCTATCTCTAGACTTTTGGACAAACAAGAACCACATATGAAGGGCAGGGTGCACAGATCCTGTGCATAAGTGTGGTACGTGTGTATTTGTACTCCAGAGTCCAGAAGTGAGGCCACATTGTGGTGACCACAGACCCTACCCTCAGCACTGGATTCACATCCAGGCTTCTTCAGGCAAACCTAGCCTCTCAGGCCAAGTGTTGTATTGCATGGGGCTGTGACTGCTGGGTCCTGTTTGTCAAGACCCAACTGCACCCCTTACCTGCTTTTGGGATGCTCTCTCTGGGGTACAGGGTTTCTCAAGGGACCATTGcactattgactttttttttttttttttttttagaggaagagagagaaacattgattttgtactacttattcatgccatcattggttgggTTTTTGAcagcaagaaaggaagaaagatgacatcaactcgtagttgtgtcactttagttgttcattgattgcttcttacaggtgccttgaccttggttgtgggggggggctccagcccagccagtgaccccttgctcaatccagtgaccttgggcttcaagccagcgacctttgagctcaagccaatgaccatgggatcatgtcagtgactCCACATACAAagtggatgagcccatgctaaagctggtgatctcgggttttcaaacctgagacatcagtgtcccaggtcgatgccctatccactgcaccaccactggtcaggctggttgattcttatatatgccctgaccagggattgaacctgcaaccttggtgtattgggaggatactccaaccaacagagctaccctgCAGGGGCctgcactattgacattttaaagGTCCGGATAATTCTTAGTTCCGGGACTTCTGTGCATTAGAAGATATTCAGCAGTAGCCCCAGCCTCTACCTACTAGCGGTACTTGCACTCGCCTAGTGACAACCAAAATGTTTCCAGAGAAGGACAAATGACCTTCCCTGTCACCACTAGtagaagggacagagggaagcAAGATCAGGCTCTTGTTCCCCAGGGCTCCTCCCTGTGCTCACCTTGGGCTGCCTATTTTGGGCCTAAAAGTGCTGGCAACTCTGATTCTATCCCATTACTGCCCTCCACCCTGCTGTACCCTCAAACCCTGCCTGTGCCTTTGTGAATGCCCCTGGTAAAGAAACCTGGAGTCCTCCCGAGCTTCCTAGTTCCTGTTGCGCCTGACACACCACCACTTCCATTGAGGTATTCAAGTAGTAAGCAGGTCATTAACAAGGGCTTGGCAACCTCCTTGGCTAGTGGCTTTGGCTATGAATGAGTTACAGTGTATGAGCCTGTAGTGCTGTTCTTCCTGGCACCCCACCACCCTGACCACCTACCTCTCTGTCAGGTAGCTGATGAAGCCTGGATGGAGTAGCTTGAATTTACTGGCAGAGGCTTCTGGTCCAAAATAGGTCTGAGGCCTATTTTGAGAAGAAGTGGACAGAGCGGGAAGTGCTGTCGAATTGCGAGGAGAGGGGGTAGCCGCtggggcggcggcggggcggcggGCGGTAGGCCTGGGGCTGCGAGTAGTAGCGGGAGAAGGGCGTGTAGAAGGTGGCAGGTAGCACGGTGGGCGCTGCAGGCGGCCTCGCGCTCACCAGCACCGCGGTGGGTGGGGTGTAGGTGAGTGAGCACGGGGGTGTGAATAGGGCCGGGGGAGTCCGATAGGAGCAGCTGACCCGTGGGTagtggggcgggggtgggaggagaggcaaGTAGAGGGACTCTGGGGGCAGGGGACGCTCGCGCTCCCGCTCTGGCTCCCACACTGGGGCCCGGCACAGGGGCAGTGGGGATGTGGGGGGCTGGAAGAAGGGGGGCTCCTTCAGGAAGTGGGGCACGTAGGGGGCAATGTAGGCAGGGATGGACCCGATGTAGGAGGCCGAGGCGGCAGGGCTGTACGAGGGGGATTTGGTGAGGGCCACAGGGGGAGTTTGGGAAGAGTTACGAGAGATGGATTTCACGACAGATTGGGAGGGAGATTTGGAGGTGGGTGGAGTGGAGTTTGGGGCAGTCGTGGGGTTTTGTGGGGGGGGTTGGGTAGCCCCTCGAGGTTGGGCATGAGGACTGGCGGCCAGGGAGGAAGTCCGGGAGGAGGGCTGTGAGGCATTTGGGGTGGGAGGGTGAGAGGTGGGGCGGGAGGAAGACCCCcgggtgggggatggggaaggggctGAGCCACCTGAGTTGGTATTGGGCTGCTGGTTGGTCCGGGACTGGGAGGGGGACTGGGTAGGGGACGGATTAGGGGTATGGGAAGGGGAGCTCATTGGTCTTAAAGAGGCTTAT
This genomic interval carries:
- the LOC136308350 gene encoding uncharacterized protein, with product MSSPSHTPNPSPTQSPSQSRTNQQPNTNSGGSAPSPSPTRGSSSRPTSHPPTPNASQPSSRTSSLAASPHAQPRGATQPPPQNPTTAPNSTPPTSKSPSQSVVKSISRNSSQTPPVALTKSPSYSPAASASYIGSIPAYIAPYVPHFLKEPPFFQPPTSPLPLCRAPVWEPERERERPLPPESLYLPLLPPPPHYPRVSCSYRTPPALFTPPCSLTYTPPTAVLVSARPPAAPTVLPATFYTPFSRYYSQPQAYRPPPRRRPSGYPLSSQFDSTSRSVHFFS